One genomic segment of Brevibacillus laterosporus LMG 15441 includes these proteins:
- a CDS encoding aspartyl-phosphate phosphatase Spo0E family protein: MKTENSQLGNDLQKNIELLRQELEMLYFKEGSFSSPTVLQLSQQLDEYLVAYQKITIGYSILKGIN, from the coding sequence GTGAAAACAGAAAATTCTCAACTAGGAAATGACTTACAAAAAAATATTGAACTCCTCCGTCAAGAATTAGAGATGTTGTATTTCAAAGAAGGCTCATTTTCAAGTCCAACAGTGTTGCAACTGAGTCAGCAACTAGATGAATACCTTGTTGCATATCAAAAAATAACTATCGGTTATTCAATATTAAAGGGTATTAATTGA
- a CDS encoding peptidylprolyl isomerase, producing the protein MKRLPIALLLGFALLVTGCGTKTAPAPDQQQNNAASGQPAPSDKKEETAKKPSKQYDKAPEMKIDPNKNYEAVVETNKGSFTIQLFAKDAPKTVNNFVFLANYHFYDGVTFHRIIQSFMIQTGDPKGDGTGGPGYSFEDELMNGHSYDKGVVAMANAGPNTNGSQFFIGSGDDVKNLEARPDYTIFGKITAGMDTIDKIAATPVKANAFGEYSMPTETITIQKITVTEK; encoded by the coding sequence ATGAAACGTCTACCGATCGCACTATTATTAGGCTTCGCTCTTCTCGTAACAGGCTGTGGGACAAAAACAGCTCCTGCTCCTGATCAACAGCAAAATAACGCTGCTTCCGGGCAACCCGCTCCTTCAGACAAAAAGGAGGAAACCGCTAAAAAGCCTAGCAAACAATATGATAAGGCTCCTGAAATGAAGATTGATCCAAACAAAAATTATGAAGCCGTTGTAGAGACGAACAAAGGGTCATTTACCATCCAATTGTTTGCAAAAGACGCTCCTAAAACCGTCAATAACTTTGTTTTCCTCGCAAACTATCATTTTTACGATGGTGTAACATTTCACCGCATCATCCAGAGCTTCATGATTCAAACTGGTGATCCAAAGGGAGATGGAACAGGCGGTCCTGGTTATTCCTTTGAAGATGAATTAATGAATGGACACTCGTATGATAAAGGTGTTGTAGCAATGGCGAATGCGGGGCCAAATACCAATGGAAGCCAGTTTTTCATTGGTTCTGGAGATGATGTAAAGAACTTGGAGGCTCGACCAGACTATACAATATTCGGCAAAATAACAGCAGGTATGGACACCATCGACAAAATTGCCGCTACACCTGTCAAAGCAAATGCATTTGGTGAATACAGTATGCCAACTGAAACCATTACCATACAAAAGATCACCGTTACAGAAAAATAA
- a CDS encoding XRE family transcriptional regulator, producing MVDSLTFTTLGELIRGKRADMGLSLSELGRMTGISKGVLSKIENDETKRPELRTLKPIADVLDIPYEQIIEWYIKLEHRAEVFDDFLSLCIELSNPTLMAKVAIKFLENSKEDTFALLEHINKLANKTVNNEIRLSLYNTIIKYARIHGIPMYIAKSSLQKYLIERQDFKTMEESFKIGEEVVHYADFLTEEERIILYFRMALQAYAIKKYETCIELCQAGITLEKKDTELKARAYLAMINSYSDLGDYSTVELHLEIFKGFKHNFVAEATKLESAIVKSKKKEYDQAIPLLKESLQNISEHARIHVVNELLEIYFELKDIDSVSEIFANEKSLLFSTSTPYKLNSLGRYYLFKGNYQVSMGLFEDGIISYTESLKAYGEVNAYQEIVKCMNEILSNHSLRSQSELLFEKLKKVYNGIESNKMN from the coding sequence ATGGTTGACAGTCTAACTTTCACAACATTGGGGGAACTGATAAGAGGGAAAAGAGCAGATATGGGCTTGAGTTTGTCGGAACTAGGGAGAATGACAGGAATTAGCAAAGGGGTCTTATCGAAGATTGAAAACGATGAAACAAAGCGTCCAGAGTTGAGGACTTTGAAGCCTATCGCAGATGTTTTAGATATCCCATACGAACAAATCATTGAATGGTATATCAAATTAGAACATCGGGCTGAAGTTTTTGATGATTTTTTATCATTATGCATTGAACTTTCGAATCCTACTTTGATGGCTAAGGTTGCTATAAAATTTCTTGAAAATTCCAAAGAGGATACATTTGCATTATTAGAACATATAAATAAACTTGCTAATAAAACTGTAAACAATGAAATTAGACTGTCGCTATACAATACAATTATTAAATATGCAAGAATACACGGCATTCCTATGTACATAGCAAAATCGTCATTACAAAAATACCTAATTGAAAGACAAGATTTTAAAACTATGGAGGAATCATTTAAAATTGGTGAAGAGGTTGTTCACTATGCGGATTTTTTGACTGAAGAGGAGCGGATCATTTTATATTTTAGAATGGCGCTTCAAGCATATGCTATAAAAAAATACGAAACATGTATTGAACTATGTCAAGCTGGAATTACTCTTGAAAAAAAAGATACTGAGCTGAAGGCTAGAGCATATTTAGCTATGATTAACTCATATTCCGATTTGGGCGACTATTCCACAGTAGAATTACACCTAGAGATTTTTAAGGGGTTTAAGCATAATTTTGTTGCGGAAGCAACAAAACTAGAAAGCGCAATCGTAAAATCGAAAAAGAAAGAGTATGATCAGGCTATCCCGTTACTAAAAGAATCTCTACAAAATATTAGCGAGCACGCTCGAATACATGTAGTTAATGAACTACTAGAAATATATTTTGAATTAAAAGATATAGACTCTGTTTCTGAGATATTCGCAAATGAAAAGAGTTTACTGTTTAGTACCTCGACACCATATAAACTAAATTCACTTGGTAGGTACTATTTGTTCAAGGGTAATTATCAAGTAAGCATGGGTTTATTCGAGGATGGTATAATTAGTTACACTGAAAGTTTGAAAGCATATGGAGAGGTTAACGCATATCAAGAAATTGTAAAATGCATGAATGAAATACTTTCAAATCACTCTTTGCGTTCTCAATCGGAATTATTGTTCGAAAAGTTAAAAAAGGTATATAATGGGATTGAAAGCAATAAAATGAATTAG